One region of Anthonomus grandis grandis chromosome 22, icAntGran1.3, whole genome shotgun sequence genomic DNA includes:
- the LOC126748133 gene encoding uncharacterized protein LOC126748133: MENSLADSTIKQYNITFKLWWEFCQTKDLSPFCDTASHILSFFQELLNNTNSTYGSFNYHRSAISLISSIDIGKNPLIKRFLKAVFRKRPPKPKYDSIWNPQEVLNFLDSPNDGNLKALSSKLITLLALATGQRIQTLSLIKCSNIVKTNIGIKILIPELIKTSGPKSFQPCLTLPYLQQKPYLCVASLIVKYLEETKDIRQKECEHFWLTYKKPHGPATKQTLSRWIKDTLKSAGINTSIFSTRSTRHASTSFAYQKGLSYEAIRTSAGWSKESSVVAKFYNRPIGNTEEFLPTVFGDLTDKEK, encoded by the coding sequence ATGGAAAACTCATTAGCTGATTCTACAATTAAACAGTATAATATTACGTTTAAGCTATGGTGGGAATTTTGCCAGACCAAAGATCTGTCTCCATTTTGCGACACTGCATCTcacattttgtctttttttcaagAGCTGCTAAATAACACAAATAGTACTTATGGCAGTTTTAATTACCACAGGTCTGCGATATCTTTAATATCGTCTATTGACATAGGTAAAAATCCATTAATTAAACGATTCTTAAAAGCAGTTTTCCGTAAAAGACCGCCTAAGCCAAAATATGATTCTATTTGGAATCCCCAAGAAGTTCTGAATTTTTTAGATTCACCAAACGATGGTAATCTAAAGGCATTATCTTCCAAATTAATAACTTTACTGGCATTAGCCACTGGTCAAAGGATTCAAACCCTTTCATTAATCAAATGCTCTAATATCGTTAAAACTAATAttggtattaaaatattaattcccgaattaataaaaacttctgGACCCAAAAGCTTTCAACCATGTTTAACTCTTCCTTATCTTCAACAAAAGCCTTACCTTTGTGTAGCTTCTTTAATTGTGAAATATCTGGAAGAAACTAAAGATATTCGTCAAAAAGAATGTGAGCATTTTTGGTTAACATACAAAAAACCGCATGGACCCGCTACTAAACAAACATTGAGCCGTTGGATTAAAGATACCCTTAAGTCCGCAGGTATAAATACTTCGATATTTTCGACACGCTCCACTAGACATGCTTCAACATCTTTCGCTTATCAAAAAGGTCTTAGCTACGAAGCTATCCGAACTTCGGCTGGATGGTCCAAAGAATCATCTGTAGTTGCCAAATTTTACAATAGACCTATCGGTAATACTGAAGAGTTTCTTCCCACAGTCTTTGGCGACCTTACAGATaaagaaaaatga